A portion of the Oncorhynchus nerka isolate Pitt River linkage group LG27, Oner_Uvic_2.0, whole genome shotgun sequence genome contains these proteins:
- the LOC115111338 gene encoding transient receptor potential cation channel subfamily V member 4-like translates to MTEKGTPSLAVTKVALSSGSETGGGGIGEGQPDASSTYSDLSALANLFESEEGSQSTPDLPQDPAQNLARPGQLQPGDGRQNLRMKFHGAFKKGISNPMDLLESTIYESPVVTGPKKAPMDSLFDYGTYSHTNNKKQGRKKLLRGKTEMSCDEGVDPTGSDPPMVIKEFNRTLLFDGVSQADPEALSGLLEYLQGHDKRLTDEEFKEPSTGKTCLPKALLNLYNGQNDTIPLLMNIAEQTVNLHDFINTPFRDVYYRGQTALHIAIERRCKQYVELLVEKGADVHAQARGRFFQPRDEGGYFYFGELPLSLAACTNQPNMVHYLTENAHKKADLRRQDSRGNTVLHALVHIADNTRDNTRFLTKMYDLLLTKCAKLYPEGSLEDVLNNDGMSPLMMAAKLGKIGVFQHIIRREIKNEEARHLSRKFKDWAYGPVYSSLYDLSSLDTCGEEVSVLEILVYNSRIENRHEMLAVEPINELLRAKWQKFAAVTFYISVVSYLLTMIIFTLVAYYRPSQGTPPYPYTTNTDYLRMVGEIVTLCSGVFFFLTNIKDLLLKKCPAVNSVFVNGSFQLLYFIYSLLVIVTAALYLSGIEAYVAVMVFALVLGWMNTLYFTRGLKLTGTYSIMIQKILFKDLFRFLLVYLLFMIGYASALVSLLTVCPGPEEVCPEKGGCPTYPQCRDTNTFSKFLLDLFKLTIGMGDLDMVSRTQYPAVFLILLVTYIILSFVLLLNMLIALMGETVSQVSKESKKIWKLQWATTILDIERSFPVCLRKSFRSGEMVTVGKNWDGTPDCRWCFRVDEVNWCHWNQNLAIINEDPGKNVTETLQTSSTVHQTVRGLRRDRWSTMVPRAMEQNKRQQPRDLVLEMEPLTSRH, encoded by the exons ATGACGGAGAAGGGCACGCCTTCCTTGGCTGTGACCAAGGTTGCTCTGTCCTCGGGCTCAGAGACGGGAGGAGGTGGAATTGGAGAGGGACAGCCTGATGCCAGTAGTACCTACTCTGATCTATCGGCACTGGCCAACCTGTTTGAGAGTGAGGAGGGCTCCCAGTCAACTCCGGACCTGCCCCAGGACCCTGCTCAGAATCTAGCCCGACCAGGCCAGCTGCAGCCAGGGGACGGCCGACAGAACCTCCGCATGAAGTTCCACGGTGCCTTTAAGAAGGGCATCTCCAACCCCATGGACTTGCTGGAGTCTACCATCTATGAGTCACCCGTGGTGACTGGCCCCAAGAAAGCCCCCATGGACTCACTCTTTGACTATGGTACCTACAGTCACACCAACAACAAGAAGCAAGGCAGGAAGAAGCTCCTACGAGG TAAGACTGAGATGTCCTGCGATGAAGGTGTGGACCCTACAGGCTCAGATCCACCCATGGTGATTAAAGAGTTTAACCGCACGCTGCTCTTCGATGGCGTGTCACAGGCCGACCCAGAGGCCCTTTCAGGCCTGCTGGAGTACCTGCAGGGTCACGACAAGAGGCTCACCGACGAGGAGTTCAAAG AACCTTCTACAGGTAAGACGTGCCTGCCTAAAGCCCTTCTGAACCTGTACAACGGTCAGAATGACACCATCCCTCTGCTGATGAATATCGCAGAACAGACGGTCAACCTCCATGATTTCATCAACACACCCTTCAGAGATGTCTACTACAGAG GCCAGACGGCGCTCCACATCGCCATCGAGAGGCGCTGTAAGCAGTATGTGGAGCTGCTGGTGGAGAAAGGGGCGGATGTCCACGCCCAGGCCCGCGGACGCTTCTTCCAACCCAGGGACGAGGGGGGCTACTTCTACTTTG GCGAGCTGCCTCTGTCGCTGGCAGCGTGCACCAACCAGCCAAACATGGTACACTACCTGACCGAGAACGCCCACAAGAAAGCCGACCTTAGACGGCAGGACTCACGCGGCAATACTGTGCTGCACGCCCTGGTGCACATCGCCGACAACACTCGGGACAACACCCGCTTCCTCACTAAGATGTATGACCTGCTGCTGACCAAGTGTGCCAAGCTCTACCCAGAAGGCAGTCTTGAGGACGTGCTCAACAACGACGGCATGTCGCCCCTCATGATGGCGGCCAAGCTGGGAAAAATTGGG gttttccagcacataATTCGCAGGGAGATCAAGAACGAGGAGGCGCGTCACCTCTCTCGGAAGTTTAAGGACTGGGCGTACGGCCCCGTGTACTCCTCCCTGTACGACCTCTCCTCCCTGGACACCTGTGGAGAGGAGGTGTCCGTGCTAGAGATCCTGGTCTACAACAGCCGCATTGAG AATCGCCATGAGATGCTGGCTGTGGAGCCCATCAACGAGCTGCTGAGAGCCAAGTGGCAGAAGTTTGCTGCCGTCACCTTCTacatcagtgttgtgtcctaCCTGTTGACCATGATCATCTTCACCCTGGTGGCCTACTACCGCCCATCCCAGGGAACG CCTCCGTACCCCTATACCACCAACACAGACTACCTGCGTATGGTAGGGGAGATTGTCACCCTGTGCTCTGGAGTCTTTTTCTTCCTCACCAAT ATTAAGGACCTCTTACTGAAGAAATGCCCTGCGGTGAACTCAGTATTTGTCAATGGATCTTTTCAACTGCTCTA cttCATCTACTCTTTGCTGGTGATAGTGACTGCAGCCCTCTACCTGTCGGGTATCGAGGCCTATGTGGCTGTGATGGTGTTTGCGTTGGTCCTGGGCTGGATGAACACTCTCTACTTCACCAGAGGCCTGAAGCTCACCGGCACCTACAGCATTATGATACAGAAG ATTCTCTTCAAAGATTTGTTCCGGTTTCTGCTGGTCTACCTGCTCTTCATGATTGGATACGCGTCAG CTCTAGTGTCCCTCCTGACAGTGTGCCCAGGGCCGGAAGAGGTGTGTCCAGAGAAAGGTGGCTGCCCCACATACCCCCAGTGCCGGGACACAAACACCTTCAGCAAATTCCTGTTGGACCTGTTCAAACTGACCATCGGGATGGGCGATCTGGACATGGTCAGCAGGACTCAGTACCCGGCTGTCTTCCTCATCCTGCTGGTCACCTACATCATACTCAGCTTTGTTCTACTGCTCAACATGTTGATCGCTCTGATGGGAGAGACGGTGAGCCAGGTGTCCAAGGAGAGCAAGAAGATCTGGAAGCTGCAG TGGGCTACGACCATCCTGGACATCGAACGCTCCTTCCCTGTGTGTCTGCGGAAGTCATTTCGGTCTGGGGAGATGGTGACAGTGGGGAAGAACTGGGACGGCACCCCTGACTGCCGCTGGTGCTTCAG GGTGGATGAGGTCAACTGGTGCCACTGGAATCAGAACCTGGCCATAATCAACGAAGACCCGGGCAAGAACGTAACAGAGACCCTCCAAACCTCCAGTACAGTTCATCAAACTGTCCGTGGCCTGAGGAGAG ATCGTTGGTCCACGATGGTGCCGCGAGCTATGGAGCAGAATAAAAGGCAGCAACCACGGGATCTAGTATTGGAAATGGAGCCACTGACATCCAGACATTGA